In Candidatus Methylomirabilis sp., the sequence ACCTGGAGCCGGCTGGCCCCGTGCACGCGGGCCGCCCACTCCAGGCTCACGCTGATCTGCTCGAAGAACGGCAACAGCACGAAGATCGCGAGCGGCAGCATGGGGACCAGGTTGGCGAGGATCACCCCGTAGATCGTGCCGCCGATCCGATAGCGATAGAGCGTGGTGGCCAGCGGGATGCCGTAGGTCATCTGGGGCACGAGGAGCGGCAGGAAGTAGAGCAGCAGCAGGGCCGGCTTCGCCCGCAGGTCGTGCCGGGCCAACAGGTACGCCGCGGGAAAGCCGAGGACGAGGGCCAGGGCGGTCACGGTGAGCGCGACCGTCACCGTGACCACCAGCACCTGGGGCAGCTGGAACTCGCGCCAGGCGTAGGCGTACCAGTCGGTCGTCCAGGCCGGCGGGAACGGGGTGGTGAACCAGCGCTTGGCGACCGAGGAGACCGCGACGTGGCCGACGATGCCCACCAGGTTCAGGACGAACCCGATGACGAAGAGGAAGACCCCCAGCCGCCAGG encodes:
- a CDS encoding ABC transporter permease, which produces MRGQAWRLGVFLFVIGFVLNLVGIVGHVAVSSVAKRWFTTPFPPAWTTDWYAYAWREFQLPQVLVVTVTVALTVTALALVLGFPAAYLLARHDLRAKPALLLLYFLPLLVPQMTYGIPLATTLYRYRIGGTIYGVILANLVPMLPLAIFVLLPFFEQISVSLEWAARVHGASRLQV